The sequence below is a genomic window from Pseudomonadales bacterium.
GCGAACTTCGGTATGTTTCATGTTGGCGTTGTAAAGGCCATGCACGAGCAAAAAATCTTGCCGACCGTTATTTCAGGCTCTTCTGCTGGTTCGGTGGTTGCATCCGTCGTTGGCACCCACAATGATGAAGAATTAGAGGAGTATTTTAAGCTTGAAACTATTCGTCATGAGGCGATGAAGTTTATGGGTTGGAAAAAGCTCTTCAAAGGCGAAGCGTTGTTAGATGGTGCACATTTAGAAGAGTCAATGGCCAAGTTTATCCCGGATCTCACGTTTGAAGAAGCATTCGAGAAAACCCATCGCGCTATCAATATTACGATTTCACCAAAGCGCATGAATCACGAGTCTCGCATGCTTAACGCCACCAGCTCACCGAATGTATTTGTTCGCAAGGGTGTATTAGCTTCTACCGCCGTGCCCGGTTTATTCCCCGCAGTAACCTTAACGGCGAAAAACTATGATGGCGAGCCTCAACCTTATAACCCCTCACGTCAATGGGTCGATGGCAC
It includes:
- a CDS encoding patatin-like phospholipase family protein; its protein translation is ANFGMFHVGVVKAMHEQKILPTVISGSSAGSVVASVVGTHNDEELEEYFKLETIRHEAMKFMGWKKLFKGEALLDGAHLEESMAKFIPDLTFEEAFEKTHRAINITISPKRMNHESRMLNATSSPNVFVRKGVLASTAVPGLFPAVTLTAKNYDGEPQPYNPSRQWVDGTLSNDLPGKRLSRLYGVNHFIASQVNPHVMPFVSDKGKQKTMLQLITETSAKTTKNIVGNVLKHTSDNLNSPAMGYFLTQVHAMVSQDYTADINITPNFSQLNITKLFSNPDDDDILSLAKAGERATWPKLEWIRNTTKISRTLDSIIDKLEAEEMQRLKAS